Proteins encoded together in one Meles meles chromosome 7, mMelMel3.1 paternal haplotype, whole genome shotgun sequence window:
- the CD69 gene encoding early activation antigen CD69, with protein MNSEDCSITENSSLHPEGGQQNNAARPHFATQREGCLQVPVPCAVMNVVFITILIIALVAISVGRYNCPSQDMFPLPSKSHVSSCSDGWIGYQRKCYFTSTEKRGWTMAQNFCYEQDATLAFIDSEKDMNFLKRYVGITNHWIGLKTEDNQTWKWSDGKEFNNWFNLTGSENCAYLNSTGVSSTACGKNLHSICSKAAK; from the exons ATGAATTCTGAAGATTGTTCCATAACAGAGAACAGCTCCTTGCATCCAGAAGGTGGACAACAAA ATAATGCAGCCAGGCCTCATTTTGCAACACAGCGTGAAGGTTGCCTTCAAGTTCCTGTCCCATGTGCTGTCATGAATGTGGTCTTCATCACTATTTTAATCATAGCTCTCGTCGCTATATCAG TGGGCCGATACAATTGTCCAAGCCAAGATATGTTCCCATTGCCATCAAAGAGCCACGTTTCTTCATGCTCGGATGGTTGGATTGGATACCAGAGGAAATGCTACTTTACTTCCACTGAAAAGAGGGGCTGGACGATGGCCCAAAACTTTTGTTACGAGCAGGACGCGACTCTTGCGTTCATTGATTCTGAAAAGGACATG AACTTTTTAAAACGATATGTGGGTATAACTAATCATTGGATTGGGCTGAAAACTGAAGATAATCAAACATGGAAATGGTCAGATGGCAAAGAATTCAACAACTG GTTCAACCTCACAGGATCTGAGAACTGTGCATATCTGAATAGTACGGGGGTCAGCAGCACAGCCTGTGGAAAGAATTTACACTCGATATGCAGCAAAGCCGCTAAATAA